The Lutibacter profundi genome includes a region encoding these proteins:
- the tyrS gene encoding tyrosine--tRNA ligase, translating to MNFVEELRWRGMLHDITPETEEYLLKNKTTGYIGFDPTADSLHIGSLVPIILLMHFQKAGHNPIALVGGATGMVGDPSGKSDERNLLDEATLNKNVAGVKSQLARFLNFDSTTKNAAQLVNNYDWMKEISLIEFVRDIGKHITVNYMMAKDSVKKRLDSEAKTGMSFTEFTYQLFQGYDFYHLYKEKNCRLQMGGSDQWGNITTGTELIRRKVQGKAYALTCKLITKADGSKFGKTAGGNIWLDANRTSPYKFYQYWLNSSDEDAEKYIKIFTFLDKETIETLIAKHKEAPHLRILQKKIGEEVTVMTHGEEAYNNAIKASAILFGKSTANDLKTLDEQTFLDIFDGVPQAKIKREVIENGLDIVAAFAENGFLKSNGEVRRALKENSISVNKEKIKEDFVITISDLIADKYVLLQRGKKSYFLLKVV from the coding sequence ATGAATTTTGTTGAAGAATTACGTTGGAGAGGCATGTTACACGACATTACGCCTGAAACTGAAGAATACCTTTTAAAAAATAAAACTACAGGATATATTGGTTTTGACCCAACTGCCGATTCCTTACATATTGGAAGTTTAGTTCCAATTATATTACTTATGCATTTTCAAAAAGCTGGTCATAACCCTATTGCATTGGTTGGCGGAGCTACAGGAATGGTAGGAGACCCTTCAGGAAAGTCTGATGAACGTAATTTATTAGACGAAGCTACTTTAAATAAAAATGTTGCAGGTGTGAAAAGTCAGTTAGCTCGTTTTTTAAATTTTGATAGTACCACTAAAAATGCTGCTCAATTGGTAAATAATTACGATTGGATGAAAGAAATTTCATTAATTGAATTTGTGCGCGATATTGGAAAGCACATTACCGTAAATTATATGATGGCAAAAGATTCTGTAAAAAAACGCTTAGATTCTGAAGCTAAAACAGGAATGAGTTTTACTGAATTTACCTACCAATTATTCCAAGGATATGATTTTTACCATTTATACAAAGAAAAAAACTGTAGGCTTCAAATGGGAGGTTCAGATCAATGGGGAAATATTACTACTGGAACTGAATTAATTAGAAGAAAAGTTCAAGGTAAAGCTTATGCGTTAACTTGTAAATTAATTACTAAAGCAGACGGCTCTAAATTTGGCAAAACTGCCGGAGGAAACATTTGGTTAGACGCCAATAGAACATCTCCTTATAAATTCTATCAATATTGGTTAAATTCATCAGATGAAGATGCTGAAAAGTATATTAAAATATTTACTTTTTTAGATAAAGAAACCATTGAAACGTTAATAGCAAAACATAAAGAAGCTCCTCATTTACGTATTCTTCAAAAAAAAATTGGAGAAGAAGTAACTGTAATGACTCACGGAGAAGAAGCATATAATAATGCCATAAAAGCTTCAGCAATTTTATTTGGAAAATCAACTGCTAACGATTTAAAAACATTAGATGAACAAACTTTTTTAGATATTTTTGATGGTGTTCCTCAAGCTAAGATTAAACGTGAAGTAATTGAAAACGGATTGGATATTGTTGCTGCTTTTGCAGAAAACGGATTTTTAAAATCAAACGGAGAAGTACGTAGAGCACTAAAAGAAAACTCCATTTCAGTTAATAAAGAGAAAATAAAAGAAGATTTCGTTATTACAATCTCTGATTTAATTGCTGATAAATATGTGTTATTACAGCGTGGCAAAAAAAGTTATTTTTTATTGAAAGTTGTTTAA
- a CDS encoding uroporphyrinogen-III synthase, protein MKVKTILVSQPAPKTENSPYVELMEKQKVKIDFVPFIHVEGVSAKDVRVQKIDLNNYTAIILTSRNAVDHFFRIAEEMRFTVPDDMKYFCQSEAVAFYLQKYVVYRKRKIYVGKRTFPELAKIIKKYKEEKFLLPSSDKLKEIIPQVLNEINVNWDRAILFKTVVSDLSNLEDVFYDILVFFSPSGIDSLFKNFPDFQQKNTRIAVFGNSTVKAATDAGLKCSIQAPTPETPSMTMALEKYIIKANKR, encoded by the coding sequence ATGAAAGTGAAAACAATACTAGTTTCTCAACCAGCTCCTAAGACTGAAAATTCTCCTTATGTTGAATTAATGGAAAAACAAAAGGTTAAAATAGACTTTGTGCCATTTATTCATGTTGAAGGGGTTTCAGCTAAAGATGTTAGGGTTCAAAAAATTGATTTAAATAATTATACTGCTATTATTTTAACAAGTAGAAATGCAGTTGATCATTTTTTTAGAATTGCTGAAGAAATGCGATTTACGGTACCTGATGATATGAAGTATTTTTGCCAGTCTGAAGCTGTAGCTTTTTATTTACAAAAGTATGTTGTTTATCGTAAACGAAAAATTTATGTTGGAAAAAGAACGTTCCCTGAACTAGCCAAAATTATTAAAAAATATAAAGAAGAAAAGTTCTTATTACCATCATCTGATAAATTAAAAGAAATTATTCCACAAGTATTGAATGAAATTAATGTTAATTGGGACAGGGCAATTTTATTTAAAACAGTTGTTAGCGATTTATCAAACTTAGAAGATGTTTTTTATGATATTTTAGTGTTTTTTAGCCCATCAGGAATTGATTCTTTATTCAAGAATTTTCCGGATTTTCAACAAAAAAATACACGCATAGCTGTTTTTGGAAATTCAACTGTAAAAGCTGCAACTGATGCAGGGTTAAAATGCAGTATTCAGGCACCAACTCCTGAAACTCCTTCAATGACTATGGCACTAGAAAAATACATAATAAAAGCAAATAAAAGATAA
- a CDS encoding polyprenol monophosphomannose synthase: protein MSNTLVIIPTYNEKENIEAIIEAVFSQEKEFDILVVDDSSPDGTSKIVATLQRKFSNLFLEIRKEKNGLGAAYIHGFKWALNKNYDYIIEMDADFSHNPKDLISLYNACAIDGADFSIGSRYLNNKINVINWDIKRLLLSYFASKYVKIITQIPIFDTTAGFVCYKSKVLKNIELDKIKFVGYAFQIEMKFKAWKRKFKHKEISVIFTDRKKGTSKMSGSIISEAVFGVIKMRLQGLPK from the coding sequence ATGTCAAATACGCTTGTTATAATTCCTACATACAATGAAAAAGAAAATATTGAAGCTATTATTGAAGCCGTATTTTCTCAGGAAAAAGAATTTGATATATTGGTTGTTGATGACAGTTCTCCAGATGGAACGTCTAAAATTGTAGCTACCCTCCAACGTAAATTTTCTAACTTATTTTTAGAAATTAGAAAAGAAAAAAATGGCCTCGGCGCTGCTTATATCCATGGTTTTAAATGGGCTTTGAATAAAAATTATGATTATATTATAGAAATGGATGCTGATTTTTCGCATAATCCAAAAGATTTAATATCTTTATATAATGCTTGCGCTATTGATGGAGCTGATTTCTCAATTGGATCAAGATATTTAAATAACAAAATTAACGTAATTAACTGGGATATTAAACGATTACTCCTATCCTATTTCGCCTCAAAGTACGTTAAAATTATTACTCAAATCCCCATTTTTGATACCACAGCAGGTTTTGTTTGTTACAAAAGCAAAGTGTTAAAAAATATTGAATTAGATAAAATTAAATTTGTTGGATATGCATTTCAAATTGAGATGAAGTTTAAAGCTTGGAAACGAAAATTTAAACATAAAGAAATCTCTGTTATTTTTACCGATCGAAAAAAAGGAACTTCAAAAATGAGTGGCTCCATAATTTCAGAAGCTGTGTTTGGAGTTATAAAAATGAGATTGCAAGGGTTACCTAAATAA
- the radA gene encoding DNA repair protein RadA, with protein sequence MAKTKTTFFCQNCGAQYAKWLGQCNSCHKWNTIVEEIIQKEEKRSWKQTTKTKRVSNALKINEIPFDKEDKISTKNNELNRVLGGGLVKGSMLLLGGEPGIGKSTLLLQIALTLPKKVLYVSGEESQSQIKMRAERLQNSNTNCLILTETNTQNIFKVIEEITPDVVVIDSIQTLYTEYIEASPGSISQIRETTAELIKFAKETATPVLLIGHITKDGNIAGPKILEHMVDVVLQFEGDRNHTYRILRAIKNRFGSTAEIGIYEMQHTGLRQVENPSEILISQKEDNLSGTAIAATLEGVRPLMIEVQALVSTAVYGTPQRSSTGYDIKRLNMLLAVLEKRAGFRLGAKDVFLNIAGGIRVDDPAIDLAVISAILSSNEDIAIPQDFCFAAEIGLAGEIRPISRVEQRILEAEKLGFHKIFISKFNKVNSSNHTIKIIKITKVEDVFSNLFI encoded by the coding sequence ATGGCTAAAACTAAAACAACTTTTTTTTGTCAAAATTGTGGCGCCCAATATGCAAAATGGTTAGGGCAATGTAACTCTTGCCATAAATGGAATACAATTGTTGAGGAGATTATTCAAAAAGAAGAAAAAAGAAGTTGGAAACAAACTACCAAAACAAAAAGAGTAAGCAATGCTTTAAAAATTAATGAAATCCCCTTCGATAAAGAAGACAAAATTTCAACAAAAAATAATGAGCTAAACAGAGTTTTAGGTGGGGGATTGGTAAAAGGGTCAATGCTTCTTTTGGGTGGTGAACCTGGTATTGGAAAATCTACTTTATTACTTCAAATTGCGCTAACACTCCCTAAAAAGGTATTATATGTTTCTGGCGAAGAAAGTCAATCTCAAATAAAAATGCGAGCTGAACGATTACAAAACTCCAATACAAACTGTTTAATTTTAACCGAAACAAATACACAAAATATTTTTAAGGTTATTGAAGAAATAACTCCTGATGTTGTTGTGATAGACTCTATTCAAACTTTATACACAGAATATATTGAAGCTTCTCCTGGTTCTATTTCACAAATTAGAGAAACAACTGCCGAACTTATTAAATTTGCCAAAGAAACGGCAACACCTGTACTTCTAATAGGGCATATAACAAAGGATGGCAATATTGCTGGCCCAAAAATATTAGAACATATGGTAGATGTTGTATTGCAATTTGAAGGCGACAGGAATCATACATATAGAATACTACGTGCTATTAAAAATAGATTTGGATCTACTGCAGAGATTGGAATTTATGAAATGCAACATACGGGCTTACGCCAAGTTGAAAACCCTTCTGAAATTTTAATTTCTCAAAAAGAAGATAATTTGAGTGGTACTGCAATTGCAGCTACATTAGAAGGTGTGAGGCCATTAATGATTGAAGTTCAAGCGTTGGTAAGCACAGCTGTTTATGGAACACCTCAGCGTTCATCTACTGGTTATGATATAAAGAGGTTAAACATGCTTTTAGCTGTTTTAGAAAAACGTGCAGGGTTTAGGTTAGGTGCAAAAGATGTTTTTTTAAATATTGCAGGAGGTATAAGAGTAGATGATCCTGCGATAGACTTGGCTGTAATAAGTGCTATTTTATCTTCAAATGAAGATATTGCAATTCCACAAGACTTTTGTTTTGCAGCTGAAATTGGTTTGGCTGGAGAAATTCGCCCTATAAGTAGAGTAGAACAACGCATTTTAGAGGCTGAAAAACTAGGATTTCACAAAATATTTATTTCAAAATTTAACAAGGTAAACAGCTCAAATCATACCATTAAAATTATAAAGATTACTAAGGTTGAAGATGTTTTCTCTAATTTATTTATATAA
- a CDS encoding glycogen/starch synthase: MKDKRVLIVSSEVIPYLPENELSTSSFEAAKMIHGKGGQTRIFIPRYGLINERRHQLHEVIRLSGMNLVINDMDMPLIIKVASIPKERMQVYFIDNDEYFKRKALYTDEDNKLFDDNDERAIFFAKGVIETVKKLNWAPDIIHVHGWMASLLPLYIKEYYKDDALFSESKIVTSVYNKGFEGSLSKEFSEKIKFDNIDESTIKTLSKPNYVNILINAIQNSDAVIKGSEELPSELNEILKTTEKPVLDYFPVSEFDTAYTEFYLNKVL; the protein is encoded by the coding sequence ATGAAAGATAAGAGAGTATTGATTGTTTCTTCGGAAGTTATACCTTATTTGCCAGAAAACGAATTGTCAACATCTTCATTTGAAGCCGCTAAAATGATTCATGGCAAAGGAGGGCAAACAAGAATATTTATACCTAGATATGGATTAATAAATGAAAGAAGACATCAATTACACGAGGTTATTCGTTTATCTGGAATGAATTTGGTAATTAATGATATGGATATGCCATTAATTATTAAAGTTGCATCCATTCCAAAAGAAAGAATGCAAGTTTATTTTATTGATAATGATGAGTATTTTAAAAGAAAAGCATTATATACTGATGAAGATAACAAGTTATTTGATGATAATGATGAGCGAGCAATATTTTTTGCAAAAGGAGTAATTGAAACTGTAAAAAAATTAAATTGGGCACCAGATATTATTCATGTTCACGGATGGATGGCATCACTTTTACCATTATATATTAAAGAATACTATAAAGATGATGCGTTATTTTCAGAAAGCAAAATAGTTACATCTGTTTATAATAAAGGTTTTGAAGGTTCGTTAAGTAAAGAGTTTAGTGAAAAAATTAAGTTTGACAATATTGATGAGTCAACAATAAAAACTTTATCTAAGCCAAACTATGTAAATATATTAATTAATGCAATTCAAAATTCTGATGCAGTTATTAAAGGTAGCGAAGAACTTCCTAGTGAGTTAAACGAAATTTTAAAAACAACGGAAAAACCTGTATTGGACTATTTCCCTGTTAGTGAATTTGATACAGCTTACACAGAATTTTATTTAAACAAAGTTTTATAG
- the panD gene encoding aspartate 1-decarboxylase, with translation MQIEVVKSKIHRVKVTGADLQYIGSVTIDEDLMEAANIIQGEKVQIVNINNGERLETYAIPGPRKSGEITLNGPAARKVAKGDIVIIISYAIVDFEEAKLFKPSLIFPNEIDNSLT, from the coding sequence ATGCAAATAGAAGTAGTAAAATCAAAAATTCACAGAGTTAAAGTAACCGGAGCCGATTTACAATATATTGGCAGCGTTACTATTGATGAGGATTTAATGGAAGCCGCAAATATAATACAAGGAGAAAAAGTTCAAATAGTAAATATTAACAATGGTGAGCGCCTTGAAACATATGCTATTCCAGGCCCTAGAAAAAGTGGTGAAATCACATTAAACGGCCCAGCTGCCAGAAAAGTTGCTAAAGGAGATATTGTTATTATAATTTCTTATGCAATAGTAGATTTTGAAGAAGCTAAATTGTTTAAGCCTTCACTTATTTTCCCTAATGAAATAGATAATTCATTAACGTAA
- a CDS encoding NAD-dependent epimerase/dehydratase family protein: protein MILVTGGTGLVGSHLLLQLVLKNNMVRAIHRKNSNLNAVKKVFSYYSSNFETLFKKIEWVEADITDVFSLEKAFENVSEVYHAAALISFNSKDNKAMRKVNIEGTSNIVNLCIAKKVKKICYVSSIATIEKSINNKIIDENCEWNVELNNYGYAITKHGAEMEVWRASQEGVDVVIVNPGVILGAGFWHNGSGELFSKIYNGLKFYSEGITGFVSTTDVVKIMIQLMQSDIKNERYILVSENVSFKDVFFKIADSFNKKRPTIKTTKFMTAIGWRLEKIRAILTHKPPLLTKQSSKAIHNKHYYSSEKIKKAIDFQFESVFATVKAVCKLYEK from the coding sequence ATGATTTTAGTTACAGGAGGTACAGGTTTGGTGGGTTCACATTTATTACTTCAATTGGTATTGAAAAATAATATGGTAAGAGCCATCCATAGAAAAAATAGTAATTTAAATGCAGTAAAAAAAGTATTTAGTTATTATTCATCTAACTTTGAAACTCTTTTCAAGAAAATTGAATGGGTTGAAGCAGATATAACTGATGTGTTTTCGTTGGAAAAAGCCTTTGAAAATGTGTCAGAGGTTTACCATGCAGCGGCATTAATTTCTTTTAACTCGAAAGACAACAAAGCTATGCGTAAAGTTAATATTGAAGGCACTTCTAATATTGTAAATCTTTGTATTGCGAAAAAGGTAAAAAAAATATGTTATGTAAGTTCAATTGCTACTATTGAAAAATCTATAAATAATAAAATTATAGATGAAAATTGTGAATGGAATGTAGAGTTAAATAATTATGGTTATGCAATAACAAAACACGGTGCTGAAATGGAAGTTTGGAGAGCTTCTCAAGAAGGTGTTGATGTTGTAATTGTAAACCCCGGTGTAATTTTAGGCGCTGGGTTTTGGCATAATGGGTCGGGAGAACTTTTTTCAAAAATTTATAATGGGCTAAAATTTTACTCTGAAGGAATTACAGGGTTTGTATCTACGACTGATGTAGTTAAAATAATGATACAATTAATGCAAAGTGACATAAAGAACGAACGTTATATTTTAGTTTCTGAAAATGTGAGTTTTAAAGATGTATTTTTTAAGATTGCAGATAGTTTTAATAAAAAAAGACCCACAATTAAAACCACAAAGTTTATGACTGCCATAGGTTGGCGTTTAGAAAAAATAAGAGCTATTTTAACGCACAAACCTCCTTTACTTACAAAGCAATCTTCAAAAGCAATTCACAATAAACATTATTATTCTTCAGAAAAAATAAAGAAAGCGATTGATTTTCAGTTTGAATCAGTTTTTGCTACTGTAAAAGCTGTTTGTAAACTATATGAGAAATAG
- a CDS encoding DUF4296 domain-containing protein, giving the protein MNKFLHIIILSMFLGACTSNTILKKPKDLIPKEEMVDLLTDIFIANGAMSVKNTNLKRNVNYFPFVFEKYKIDTTRFKESNYYYTSRIDDYDYILGKVDKRLKALKHQYENDLKIRDSIKRIEKDSLRKVTSPKKNKQHEIIKRLQKNRLKKEIIE; this is encoded by the coding sequence ATGAATAAATTTTTACACATAATTATTTTAAGTATGTTTCTGGGTGCTTGTACAAGCAATACAATCCTAAAAAAGCCCAAAGACCTAATACCAAAAGAAGAAATGGTTGACTTATTAACAGATATATTTATAGCAAATGGCGCTATGAGTGTTAAAAACACCAACCTAAAACGCAATGTAAATTATTTTCCGTTTGTTTTTGAAAAATATAAAATAGACACCACTAGATTTAAAGAAAGTAACTATTATTACACCTCTAGAATTGATGATTATGACTATATTTTAGGAAAAGTTGATAAGCGTTTGAAAGCTCTTAAACACCAATACGAAAATGACCTTAAGATTAGAGATTCTATCAAACGTATTGAGAAAGATTCATTAAGAAAGGTAACTTCCCCTAAAAAAAATAAACAACATGAAATTATTAAGAGGCTTCAAAAAAATCGTTTAAAAAAAGAAATTATTGAATAA
- a CDS encoding dihydroorotase: MSLTLIKNAKIVNEGETIEGDVLINGEYIVDIDSSISPKSANTTVIDAEGKYLIPGVIDDQVHFREPGLTHKATIRTESKAAIAGGITSFIEMPNTVPQATTQKLLEKKFEIASKNSYANYSFMFGGTNDNLEELIKTDPANVAGIKLFLGSSTGNMLVDNDAILEKIFSSTKMLIAVHCEDEQTIKNNLASYLKEYGEDIPIEIHPKIRSEQACYLSSSKAIELAKKTGARLHVFHLSTEKETHLFTNKIPLEKKQITAEVCVHHLWFDESDYEKKGAFIKWNPAIKTKEDKEGLWKALLNDKIDVIASDHAPHTLEEKQQVYTKAPSGGPLVQHALPALLQAHRKGKISVEKIVEKMCHNPAKIFKIKKRGFIKKGYYADLVLVDLYSPWTVTKDNILYKCGWSPFEGTTFYSKITHTFVNGYLAYYNGVFHDELNGKRLQFDRTNE; encoded by the coding sequence ATGAGTTTAACACTTATTAAAAATGCTAAAATTGTTAACGAAGGAGAAACAATTGAGGGAGATGTATTAATTAACGGAGAATATATTGTAGATATAGATTCTTCAATAAGTCCAAAATCTGCAAATACAACTGTTATTGATGCCGAAGGTAAATATTTAATTCCAGGTGTTATTGATGATCAGGTTCACTTTCGTGAGCCAGGATTAACTCACAAGGCAACCATTAGAACCGAAAGTAAAGCTGCTATTGCTGGTGGTATAACTTCATTTATTGAAATGCCAAATACAGTTCCTCAAGCAACAACTCAAAAGTTATTAGAGAAAAAATTTGAAATTGCTTCAAAAAATTCATACGCTAATTATTCATTTATGTTTGGCGGAACAAACGATAATTTAGAAGAATTAATAAAAACAGACCCTGCAAATGTTGCTGGTATTAAATTATTTTTAGGATCTTCAACAGGAAATATGCTTGTTGATAACGATGCTATTTTAGAAAAAATATTTTCCTCTACAAAAATGCTTATCGCAGTACATTGTGAAGATGAGCAAACTATAAAAAATAATTTAGCATCCTATTTAAAAGAATATGGTGAAGATATTCCTATAGAAATACACCCAAAAATTAGAAGCGAACAAGCTTGTTATTTATCTTCATCAAAAGCTATTGAATTGGCTAAGAAAACAGGAGCACGTTTGCATGTGTTTCACTTATCAACAGAAAAGGAAACACACCTTTTTACTAATAAAATTCCTTTAGAAAAAAAACAAATTACTGCTGAAGTTTGTGTTCACCATTTGTGGTTTGATGAAAGTGATTACGAAAAGAAAGGGGCATTTATAAAGTGGAACCCAGCAATTAAGACCAAAGAAGATAAAGAAGGTTTGTGGAAGGCTTTATTGAATGATAAAATTGATGTAATAGCATCTGATCACGCACCTCATACTTTAGAAGAAAAACAACAAGTTTACACAAAAGCACCAAGCGGAGGCCCTTTAGTGCAACACGCTTTACCTGCTTTATTACAGGCACATAGAAAAGGTAAAATATCCGTTGAGAAAATTGTTGAGAAAATGTGTCACAATCCTGCAAAAATATTTAAAATTAAAAAAAGGGGATTTATAAAAAAAGGGTATTATGCCGATTTAGTGTTGGTAGACCTTTATTCACCTTGGACTGTTACCAAAGATAATATTTTGTACAAATGCGGATGGTCTCCTTTTGAAGGGACTACTTTTTATTCAAAAATTACACATACATTTGTTAATGGGTATTTAGCGTATTACAATGGTGTTTTTCACGATGAATTAAATGGTAAACGCTTACAATTTGACCGTACAAATGAATAA
- a CDS encoding DUF4271 domain-containing protein, which produces MAEALKIIYQNKDWITIVFLVILVVLTITKVVYNERLSHTNVFFLSRKYLSIYFNKEKRKLLNGFQILLFSVQLLALSLLIFLTNVYFQFEVELLNFKGYILILFWVSLYYSSRYVLGLLLAYLFNFINEYSKIVFDKSNYFNNVILWLLPFLILSVYSRYYNKLFFEITAMLFVFLLIVRYVLMLIMNKKLIFNNLFYFILYICALEIAPLIIVLKLTF; this is translated from the coding sequence ATGGCTGAAGCTTTAAAAATAATATATCAAAATAAAGATTGGATAACAATTGTTTTTTTAGTCATTTTAGTCGTTTTAACAATCACTAAAGTTGTATACAATGAAAGACTATCTCATACAAATGTGTTTTTCCTTTCAAGAAAATATCTTTCAATATACTTCAACAAAGAAAAAAGAAAACTACTAAATGGGTTTCAAATATTACTTTTTAGTGTGCAACTTTTAGCACTATCATTATTAATTTTTTTAACGAATGTTTATTTTCAATTTGAAGTCGAATTATTAAATTTTAAAGGCTATATACTAATTTTATTTTGGGTTAGTTTGTATTACAGCTCACGTTACGTATTAGGGCTTTTACTAGCATATTTATTTAATTTTATAAATGAGTATAGCAAAATAGTTTTTGATAAATCTAATTATTTTAATAATGTAATTTTATGGTTATTACCCTTTTTAATACTAAGTGTGTACTCAAGATATTACAATAAATTATTTTTTGAAATTACGGCAATGTTATTTGTTTTTTTGTTAATTGTGAGATACGTTTTAATGCTTATAATGAATAAAAAGCTCATTTTTAATAACTTGTTCTATTTTATTTTGTACATTTGCGCCCTTGAAATAGCGCCTTTAATAATTGTTTTAAAACTAACTTTTTAA
- a CDS encoding lysylphosphatidylglycerol synthase transmembrane domain-containing protein has product MSFNIKKISFITLPIVLGVFLIWYSLSKLTDNDILSIKTSFKTANYWWVALSLFFGVLSHLSRAYRWQFLLEPLGYKPRFANSIMAVLIAYLLNLVIPRSGEVARAASIKKYEKIPFKKAFGTIVAERVADVIMLLFITGIAFFLQTELLASYLFKDDKESTLISKVFFFIVLPVIGYFTYTVLKKSKNSFLLKIFSFINGLMDGVKSIKRMEKKWQFIFHTVFIWTMYVLMFYTTTFALPETTNLPFAAIIVGFVVGGFSMALTNGGLGTYPVFVASALILYHVDDNPARAFGWIMWTAQTLMVIVFGGISFLLIPIYNKYQK; this is encoded by the coding sequence TTGAGTTTTAATATAAAAAAAATAAGTTTTATAACACTCCCTATTGTATTGGGAGTTTTTTTAATTTGGTATTCACTCTCTAAATTAACAGATAACGATATACTATCTATAAAAACTTCTTTTAAAACAGCAAATTATTGGTGGGTTGCCTTGTCGTTATTTTTTGGTGTTTTAAGTCATTTATCACGTGCATACCGTTGGCAATTTTTACTAGAGCCTTTGGGTTATAAACCACGATTTGCAAATAGCATTATGGCTGTTTTAATTGCTTATTTACTTAATTTAGTTATTCCTAGGTCTGGTGAGGTTGCCCGTGCTGCTAGTATTAAAAAATATGAAAAAATTCCTTTTAAAAAAGCTTTTGGAACAATTGTAGCCGAGCGTGTTGCCGATGTAATTATGTTACTTTTTATTACTGGAATCGCATTTTTTTTACAAACCGAACTTCTTGCTAGTTATCTTTTTAAAGATGATAAAGAAAGTACTCTTATCTCTAAAGTTTTCTTTTTTATTGTATTACCCGTAATTGGCTATTTTACTTATACTGTTTTAAAAAAATCCAAAAATTCTTTTTTATTGAAAATATTTTCATTTATAAACGGATTAATGGATGGTGTTAAAAGCATAAAAAGAATGGAAAAGAAATGGCAATTTATTTTTCATACTGTTTTTATATGGACAATGTATGTTCTTATGTTTTACACTACAACTTTTGCTTTACCCGAAACTACAAATTTACCTTTTGCCGCCATTATTGTTGGCTTTGTTGTTGGCGGATTTAGTATGGCTTTAACTAACGGAGGTTTAGGAACTTACCCTGTGTTTGTTGCAAGTGCTCTTATATTATATCATGTTGATGATAACCCTGCGCGTGCCTTTGGATGGATTATGTGGACCGCACAAACTTTGATGGTAATTGTATTTGGTGGAATCTCTTTCTTATTAATTCCCATCTATAATAAATATCAAAAATAA
- the panC gene encoding pantoate--beta-alanine ligase: MLVFAKIKSIQEYLKSLKKGTSIGFVPTMGALHKGHLSLIEQAKKENDVVVVSIFVNPTQFDKKEDLINYPKTIDQDLALLKKIKCDFVFTPTAKEIYSNNVKSQQFNFDGLEYQMEGKFREGHFDGVGTIVKRFFEIIAPTNAYFGEKDFQQLQIIRKMVQKTHLPIKVIGCAIYRETDGLAMSSRNSRLTKEHRKAAPFIYKILKQVKNKFGIKNALEITKWVENEFKKQPLLKLEYFEIANEETLQPIKNKDFKQNYRAFIAVFADKIRLIDNISL, translated from the coding sequence ATGTTAGTTTTTGCTAAAATAAAATCAATACAAGAATATTTAAAGTCCTTAAAAAAGGGAACTTCAATTGGTTTTGTTCCCACAATGGGTGCGCTTCACAAAGGACATTTATCACTTATTGAGCAAGCAAAAAAAGAAAATGATGTTGTTGTAGTTAGTATTTTTGTTAACCCAACCCAATTTGATAAAAAAGAAGATTTAATAAATTACCCTAAAACTATTGATCAAGATTTAGCTCTTTTAAAAAAAATAAAATGTGATTTTGTTTTTACTCCAACTGCAAAAGAAATTTACAGTAACAATGTTAAATCTCAACAATTTAATTTTGATGGTTTAGAGTATCAAATGGAAGGAAAATTTAGAGAAGGACATTTTGATGGTGTAGGGACTATTGTTAAACGTTTTTTTGAAATTATAGCTCCCACTAACGCTTATTTTGGCGAAAAAGATTTTCAACAACTCCAAATTATTAGAAAAATGGTGCAAAAAACCCATTTACCAATAAAAGTAATTGGTTGCGCTATTTATAGAGAAACTGATGGTTTAGCTATGAGTTCTAGAAACTCAAGACTGACAAAAGAGCATAGAAAAGCAGCTCCTTTTATTTATAAAATACTTAAGCAAGTAAAAAACAAGTTTGGCATAAAAAATGCCTTAGAAATAACAAAATGGGTTGAAAATGAATTTAAAAAACAACCGTTATTAAAGTTGGAGTATTTTGAAATTGCCAACGAAGAAACTCTTCAACCAATTAAAAATAAAGATTTTAAGCAAAATTACAGAGCTTTTATAGCTGTTTTTGCTGATAAAATTAGACTTATTGATAATATAAGTTTATAA